The following DNA comes from Castanea sativa cultivar Marrone di Chiusa Pesio chromosome 10, ASM4071231v1.
ttaatgcggccagagagtgagctacagagcatttaatgcagtggtagcagcttttcccTAGATATCTTTAGAGTTCCCATCTTTCTTGTACGTTTGTGGTGCACGTCTCTATCACTAGAGCTTCTTGGAaggtcactttgatcattaggatctatactcGATTTGCGTTTagcttatccgaggagatactcctcctcggacttGGACTActcatgctctcggccaaaaccCCAAAACACAAATTCATTGATCTGGGCCCATGACCCCATAGTGATTATTCCACCTCCTTATTGTTCTTCCAATTAATGTAGGATTTCAAGATtaaaattcttctttttaattttaaatttctaaaccAACAAAGAGATCTTGAGACTTATTTCTAATCCCCTCATGGTTGGACTTAACAAAATTTCCACCTCTAGTCATGAGGAGGTGTCTTCACTTCTGTACTTTGGGTTACCTCCTTCGCGCCCTTCTTATTTGTAGAGATCAGGGAAGTCCAGGGCAAGCCAAGCACTCAAGCAAGGTGAGGTGCCACTACAGCCCTTTGAAGCCTTGGGGTGAGGCACCTTTAGTGGGGTGCTTGTCTTTTGAACCTAGGTGAGAGCTTGATGGCCTTAAACAGATTGTAATGCTTTTGAGGGGAGAACCTTAAtgaattcagcaaaaaaagaaggCAGTTTCATAATTGGCAAAGAAGGGTAGATCTATGCTTTAATTCTAATTAGTAGGTGtctctttcttttgctttcttctctctttctctaacctctctttcttttcacatgaatttagatttaaaaaaaaaaggtttctgTCGTATAATCTTTTgactttgctctcttttttacttttgaaattttttataaaagattgTTGAATAGTTTATTCTTAGATTAGTTAATAGAGCCTCATCccaattgaaaaattcaaatcatgCCTAATAAGCATTAAATGCTTATTATTTGGGTTCGTTATATGTTGATAACTATATTTAAAGGTACCTTGCTTCACTTGGGTGAGCCCCTTTTTGGTGTCTCGCACTTCAGGCGATAGAAGATTTGTTGCGTTAAAGTCGCCTTCCACCTTTAACTGCAGGGTTAGAGATGCTCCACCATGGTCTCAACAAGAGTTGTGATCAATTAATATCAAGAAATACTTGAAATTCTCGATCAAACTTTGCTTTGCACCATATTAGTTACGTTTTTCATAAATCCTACTCacttataagaaaaaaattcataaatctTACTCTTTTTAATTCATTATCATCTTTCCTTTATGATGCTTTAACCAAATGATTCTCTTAGTGTTTTACTCCAttcaattgaattttaagtatcTCACCAATTAACTCGTACAAATTTTTAAGTTCACTCTACTTTGATTACCACCAAACCACATTTACTAGCTTTCATAACTTCACCTCTTGTAAAATATCCATAATCTATGGAATCTAGTCAAtcaaaagaagttaaaaatctTCCAAATTTCACCTCTTTTATATTATCTATCAAATGAATCTAATCggtcaaaagaaaataatatccTTCCAAATTCTAGTATGTCATGTGTGAGCCCCTCTTCAACGCAGATCAAACCCAACTGTTTCTTTAAATACAACTAATCTCTGTGCGACtttgacatatatattttcTCTAGCATTTCCCACCATTATTAGGGAGGATGCTCATTTAAGGCATTGTACTCTACCTTTTGAGCAAGAGTCAAAGGAGATagtctttcatctcaaactccTTATTCATTATTGAACATTGTGGCCTGCTTCTTCATTTCTTGTATAGTTCCCCGAACAAACTTTGTTGCACCCAAAcaaatttgatagtttttttttttttttttttatttttaatttcttaaaaattttataaataggtAAAACTTTATTGATAACGAAACAAAAGTAGCTAGGTACACTGGACGTGTATGGCTGGTACAACAAAGTAGCCATCTTTGATGGTGCTTTGACTAAAACTCAAATTATTATTCCCATCAAAGAGTTCCACCTCCAACTTTGTGTTTGTCATCTAGGATCCTTAACCAACAATTGataacattttattttgagatGCTCATAAACAGAATACTAAGACCGCAAGATGCAACATAATGTGGTTCAAGTAACTCGATGCCTACATTCATGGGTAATGCCAACTAAAATCTACTATTATCGCCATAGATTACTACACTCACAAGTAAtccaattttaatattttttttagttgtgcCAGAACCCCCGAAAGTGTTGTGGATTGTAAGAAACTTCAGTTCAACTTCTGCTGTTGATTCTTCTTGATGTTGGGAGGCACAAGCTAGTAACTTTTATGTAGTTTCTActgataatattaaataatgatCCATTTTGTGAAGCTTGTATTGCCAATTggattccttttctttttataaataacgtaagatattttattataaacaaaaaaggcAGCCAAGTACACTAGAAACGTACTATAGTGGTAGCAATCaaaaaaccaaattacaatgatcaactGGAACAAAGAGGGACAAACAAGAACATGATGGCAAAACTAGACTCCATTCAGGGAGAGTACGTAAGAGGAAAGACTTTATATCCAAGATAGACCGTTCACAATTCACAAAGCATCTAGCATTCTGCTCTCACCATAAGCACCAAAATAATCAATGTGGCACAAGCCTCCAAAAATCTATATTTGGTGTCTACCGAACTTGCCCTTCTAGGAAGCTAACAGCTCAATAACTTTATATGGCATAACCCAATGGATACCAAACAAATAGAATACCATCGACCATAGCTAATATGCTATaggacaatgaagaaaaaggtGATCCACCGATTCCCCACACCTTTTGCAAATGTAGCACTAATCTAGCACTACAAAATGCCTCTTTTGAAGATTATTTGTAGTTAAAATGTTACCTAAAGTTGCAGTCCAACAAAAGAGTGCTCCTCTAGAAGGAACCTTCAATTGCCTCATCATTTTCCAGGGAAAAGAAAGGACAGAAGAAGGGGATAAAGAGTGATAAAAACCTCGAACCTCAAAACCTCTCTCTGCTGGCTTCCAACAAACATTGTCAGCCCCAACACCTCACACATCCTTGGAATAAAGCACATCCAAAAACAGAGCCAATGCTTCTAACTCCCAATCCTGCACTGGACAACAGAACTGGATGTCCCAATGAATCCTCTCATTAGAGAAATGCATAGCCTCCAACACAGAATACTCCCTTGCCTGACTAGTACTATACAACTTTGGATTCCTTTTCTGTTCTCTAAGTACCCAGTTTTGTTTTCTTGAAAGCTTCATTTTTCGTACTATTGCTTAAAGTGTTCATCtggtaatatatatttttgatgcATGGTCatatttatatgttatttttcaAATGGATGCTTGTGTAAAATTGCTGTTATGTTTTCTGCTGCAAGCCTAAAGCTCTAATTAGATCTATTCTTAGTGTTGTTTATTTCAATAataaccctctctctctcatgggataaagataaatttttttttttttattgatgatattaTTTTGTGTCCATTCAAAGATGTTTCTTTTAACATTGAAATTTGCAGATGGGGGATGTAGCAAAGGACTTAGCTGCTGGCACTGTTGGAGGAGCAGCCCAATTGATTTGTGGTCACCCCTTTGACACCATTAAGGTCAAGCTCCAGAGCCAGCCTGCTCCGCTTCCAGGCCAACCTCTCAAGTATGCGGGTGCAATGGATGCTGTCAGGCAAACATTAGCTGCTGAAGGCCCTAGAGGTTTGTACAAAGGTATGGGGGCTCCATTGGCCACTGTGGCTGCCTTCAATGCCGTCCTCTTCTCAGTGAGGGGACAAATGGAGGCATTGTTGCGGTCTGAACCTGGTGCCCCCCTTACAGTTAACCAGCAAATAGTCTGTGGGGCAGGGGCTGGAGTTGCCGTTTCCATCTTAGCATGCCCCACTGAATTGATCAAGTGCAGGTcagtattttagtcatttactTTGCCTGTCCTTGTAATATATGATCTAATTTTGAAGTCCTGAGATTGAACTTAGATATCTTTTCGAATCAAGCCAGTTTATCTGATTTATTGAAGTATGATTCAACAGTTAAGTATTGCAAAATTTCAACTGTTGAGCGAATCATGATCTTTTCATAAATTGTACATAATTTTTCTGATATTGTTTATGATACTCTTTAAATTCTATGGGAAACTCTTCAAACCTTCAAATTTACCTGCTAACTGCTTTGGATGTACTACTAAAAAACAGGTTGCAAGCCCAGAGTGCATTGGCAGATTCTGGTTCGGCTGGCGTTGCAGTGAAGTATGGAGGACCAATGGATGTGGCCAGGCGGGTTCTTAGATCAGAAGGGGGTGTAAAGGGTCTCTTCAAGGGACTGATTCCCACTATGGCACGTGAGGTTCCAGGAAATGCAGCAATGTTTGGTGTCTATGAAGCCTTGAAGCAGTACCTTGCAGGTGGCCAAGACACATCAAAATTGGGAAGAGGCTCTTTGATGTTGGCTGGAGGCTTAGCTGGAGGCGCCTTCTGGTTCTCAGTCTACCCTACTGATGTTGTGAAGAGTGTAATTCAGGTAGATGATTTTAAAAATCCCAAGTACTCGGGTTCCATTGATGCTTTTAGAAAGATCCTGGCCTCAGAGGGAGTAAAAGGCCTGTATAAGGGCTTTGGACCTGCCATGGCCCGAAGTGTGCCTGCAAATGCTGCATGCTTCTTGGCATATGAGGTGACAAGATCAAGTTTGGGTTAATTGGTTCTTTGGTGCCACTGGTTGATGATTTGCTTGAAAGTTTATTGTTTGATCTTGCTTATCTCAAAGCAATCATCAAACCATTGAATGgtgttgtttaaaatatttttctgcaATAGTGGCAAGCTCTTACTGTTCTGTAATTTTTGATTTGGTTGCTGGAAGAAACATTGTTTCACCAATTCATATATAAAGGCACCAGGTGCTGAACATTTATTCTCAGTTTCTCTCGAGTGACCATTTATGTGATAAATATATACTTGAATTGAACCTCGATTTTACTGCATATCAATGAGCACATTGGATACAGTCCAAATTGACTTTTTCCCAAAGAAATGGGAAAATGATGAAggtttctcttttattttttttaaagatttatataagaaaaaacttattagaaatataatattcttactctttttttttttgagaaacagtaatgaaaataataatattcttactCAATTTTAGTTTCATTGAAAATAATTGAAGTAAGTCAAAAGCCAAATATAATAACACACAactaagaatataaaaaataataatgactcTACACTTACGTCAgaggaaaataatttattatttgtcTAATCACTGAAGCAACCGGTTCAtaagtttaattattttcattttaacaacttgtgtttctctttttaatgacatttaatataattaaatttgattttctaaatatacatgtattataagatattttcttataaaacgTTTGTGTCCAAAGAAGCTAAGGTTGATACAAGATGACCTCTTGGCCATCCAGAAGGTCAAGGACTTTCTTGAGTGGTCAATCTTACCGTTGTGGATGAAGGAGTGGCTAGCATACACTCATTGGTCAATCTTCCCAATCTATCGAGACCAATACTTGATGTATTCGAGACATAGATGGTGTATCTAAACTATTTGACCTATGTACctatatctctctttctctaattgTAAATCAACCAAATTAAGCTCTAtaaacacatttaaaaaaactCATGCATGGATGAAGTAAACTTATCACGAGTCACAACCTTCACTTGGATACCGAATGACATTAAAATTCCCTGCCAAACACCATGGCTCCTCCCACCTTGTCATCTCTTCTTTGGATTTGTCCATAAACCATCTCTAAGATTATCCTCATTAGTCCCATTCGCCCACTATAAGCCCATAAGAAATTGTCCTCTTATCCTCTACATTATTCAAGACGCAAGACAAAGAACTAGTCCACTAAAGCCTCCATTTTTCTAACACATTCCTATCCCAATAGCAATATGCCTCATGCTATTTGCACAACTTCTAACACCACCAAGTCTGCAATGGGTTCCTCAAAATACTTCTAACAGTATTATACTCCATAAGATCAATCTTtgactttgtaaaaaaaaaaaaatcacatttccATAACCTAAACATGTTCTTTTCCTTTGATCTTTTGCGAGGGTGTTCAATTCTCCAATATtccatttaaaaattactacTACTAGTAGCAAGCTATACTTCATCATTTACAGTGGAGAGAAAATTCATACGCAACCCATAGCTTAGGTTGGCCTCACAGTTGGGGGATGGGATTGGTCGACCAAGCAGCATGGTCACCACTCCCCACCCTTTTAAGTAGCCCTCTTTGCGAGGCTCCCTCAGTTGTGAATATTATCATGGTAAAGGAAGAGCTGGTTAACCTCAATTCTTAGTCTTGTAACCATTTTGGTGGCTGTCAAAGAACTGTTCATTCTATTAGATTTTGTTGCACTGATTTGGCtgacaaatttattttaagccCACTAACCAGATCCATAAATCCCCTACTGATCTACTAGCTTTGGTTTCACAAATATTGACGGGGAACCATGATCATAGCTGAATtgcaattcattttttttttaattataaattaatggCAATTAACTCCAGCTTAGTAGGGGTGATTTTGAGTTACGGGTTGGTTCATTTGGGGTGGTAGTTGATTTGCTGTTTGGACTTCGGCTAGGTGGTGGTGTGGTATTTGGTTTTTGTGAGAACAACAAAACCAAGCATAACTGAAAACATGAAATATGCCAGATAGAAAAACCATGCTTATTTAATTCATtgtcattcctttccattcatttcttttctatcAATTCTATTCTATTCCATTGCTATACAAGATTTAAAGGACAACAACAAATCTAGCATGTTATGCATAAAATGTAAAACAGCTCTTCCCTTACTCCTAAAAATAGaagctcttttcttttctttcttcctttctttttttcttttatcagtAAATGACAGCTTTGCAATTCTAGTTACTGAATATTACTGCCACCTTGTTGAATCTTTGACTCTAAGAAAAGCCTTACTGTTGAGTATATTACAGAAGGTTCAGCCATTGCACCATTGCCATAATCCCTACAAGCCAGCCTCTTCGTGACAGGAGGGATGAGAGAAATACCAAGCTCATCAATTAGCATGAGATGTTCTGTTAAAGGATTGTTCCACATAAATGTGTTCATGTCAGGTGCAACAAAAAGTGGCCTGCTGTAATCCCATGCTCGCACAATGCATGTCAGTAAATTGTCATACAATCCCCCCGCTATCTACAATTACATCACAgcaaatattttagaaatatgcagggattaaacatttgatttgaaaaacttttgaaaaacaaaattcagaAAGAGGTGTAGAGAAAAAGCCCATAGGAGCCAGATGATGTCATTCTAGACAGTGGATGTACCTTAGACTCACAGTCTCTACCACTTCAATTAACATGCACACATATACATAAGTTTGTtttatacacaaaataaaatggtaaattacaccaaCCTTGAGATTTCACGAAATGACACTCCTCCAAACTATAAACAAAAGGACAATCCCCACCTTGACATTTGTTCAAATGCAACCAATAAATCCctaatttcacttttttttttttttttttttaagatttctaATTCTTTATATGAAACATACACTAACCGAATACAAGCACTGGCGGAGGGAGGGGCTATGGCCCCCTGGATTCTAAAAAGTCCCTCCTCCATCTtataatttgtgtgtgtgtgtgcctctctctctctctctctctctctatatatatatatatactaatgccccccccccccccccaagatTTTAGAATAATTGTACCATATTTTAGTTTGGTCCCCCTAAAAACAAATTATGGCTCCAACACCGTACAAGTATGGTTCCCCCTATTTATAACCTTAAAACAGGAGCCCAAACAAATTCACAACATAAATACATGGTCCCAATCattgcttagatgaacatggaAAATAACTTACTCCCAATAACCATGAGTCTGTCTGTGTCATTAATCACAGGGTTCTTAGACCacaaaaaataagcaaagaCAGTGAAATGAGCATTACTTAGCCATAGTACCTTCGCATGCCTACAAGAGAAGGTACAACAGGAGCAAGGTGGGTTGGTAGTTCACAATGCAAAAAATGGATCCTTTACGCCCAAAACAGCATGGAAAGGTCACAAACAAATGTATTCCCTAAAGAATGGGAGCAAGAACAAGGAAATGAAGTAGTATTCTTTTGTATATAGCATGAAATATCTTTTAACAAGCTTATTCAGAATGAATTTCAGATCTTCAATGCAtacatttacaatttttttcaccaTTTAGTATTGTGAGAGATCTAtcaaaataatgcatttgtTTATCAAATCAATGAAAGAACTAATTTTCAATGATGAACCAGACAAATAACTTGACCTAGTTGCATAATGAAACAGACATATTGCTAGTACAATTGGCTCCCACAAATAATAAGTCCTCTTAAACTAAGAAACCACTTTTATGCATTCTCTGTTCCTTTTAACTCATCATTTTCAAGAACCAATTTGGGGACTAGAGGTACTAAATTTCCAAGTTGTTGCAGTAATCAATACTTTTAATGAGTGTTGGCCGTTGCTAGTAACATGGACTCACCTATATCATACCGTTTCCAGTTTCTAAAAGTTAACAGCAAGAGGGACAATTTTTCTGAAATTTCTCAATCATAATACCTTGCCAAGTGTGTTGGCTGACAATGGAGCAATGACCATAATATCAGCCCATCGGCGTAGCTCAATGTGAAGCACATTATCACCAATTTTCTTCCAACTAGACCATTCATCATCCTCTGTATAAAGAAGT
Coding sequences within:
- the LOC142613560 gene encoding mitochondrial carnitine/acylcarnitine carrier-like protein, which encodes MGDVAKDLAAGTVGGAAQLICGHPFDTIKVKLQSQPAPLPGQPLKYAGAMDAVRQTLAAEGPRGLYKGMGAPLATVAAFNAVLFSVRGQMEALLRSEPGAPLTVNQQIVCGAGAGVAVSILACPTELIKCRLQAQSALADSGSAGVAVKYGGPMDVARRVLRSEGGVKGLFKGLIPTMAREVPGNAAMFGVYEALKQYLAGGQDTSKLGRGSLMLAGGLAGGAFWFSVYPTDVVKSVIQVDDFKNPKYSGSIDAFRKILASEGVKGLYKGFGPAMARSVPANAACFLAYEVTRSSLG